One segment of Strix aluco isolate bStrAlu1 chromosome 4, bStrAlu1.hap1, whole genome shotgun sequence DNA contains the following:
- the LOC141922784 gene encoding general transcription factor IIE subunit 1-like, with protein sequence MEEQNVIREVPAVLKRLAKYIVRGFYGVEYSLALDILIRYPCVKEDDLLQLLKYEHKQLRAILNTLKADKLVKLRMRVVTGPNGKSTRHNYYYINYKVLVDVVKYKLDHVRRKIEADERDATTRSSFKCPSCSSTYTDLEVNQLFDVFTETFRCTYCNTEVEEDASALPKRDARTLLAKFNEQMEPIFVLLRETEDTVLPYDLLEPEPTEIPELSESFDQKVGSSVLESRSQPEKWADRSTSFGNMYTQNLVIDMQDSQTKQKTREKATKKQPIWMSQSTVEGATATNNSIGVNASEESVKGTNTDNDIIKTLLIHESKSLSSTDQASLVKSKLPESGSDTSESEEDAKCSGKAGMKVAGSNFKQEEEQETQGPILIVAGQPHSYDEVSENPELVSLMTNEEREAYIKVGQEIFQSVFE encoded by the exons ATGGAAGAACAAAACGTTATCAGAGAGGTCCCAGCAGTCCTAAAGCGCCTGGCCAAATATATAGTGCGTGGTTTCTATGGAGTAGAGTACTCTCTGGCCCTTGATATACTGATCCGCTACCCCTGCGTGAAAGAGGATGACTTGTTACAGTTGCTCAAGTATGAGCATAAGCAACTGCGTGCTATCCTTAACACACTCAAGGCAGACAAGCTTGTGAAGCTGCGTATGCGAGTTGTAACGGGGCCTAATGGGAAGAGCACAAGGCACAATTACTATTACATCAATTACAAGGTGCTGGTGGATGTGGTAAAATACAAACTGGATCATGTGCGCCGGAAAATAGAAGCAGATGAGCGGGATGCAACTACCAGGTCCTCTTTTAAATGTCCATCTTGCTCCAGCACTTACACGGACCTGGAAGTCAATCAGCTCTTCGATGTATTTACAG AGACCTTCCGTTGCACTTACTGCAACACTGAAGTAGAGGAAGATGCCTCAGCGCTTCCTAAGCGTGATGCTCGAACATTGCTAGCAAAATTCAATGAGCAGATGGAACCTATCTTTGTGCTACTGCGTGAGACTGAAGATACTGTTCTGCCATATGACTTGCTGGAGCCTGAGCCAACAGAAATACCAGAATTATCTGAAAG ctttgatCAGAAGGTGGGTTCAAGTGTGCTGGAATCACGCAGCCAACCTGAAAAATGGGCCGATAGAAGTACCTCTTTTGGCAACATGTACACCCAAAACTTAGTTATTGATATGCAAGACTCTCAGACCaagcagaaaacaagagaaaaagcaaCTAAAAAGCAACCTATCTGGATGTCACAGAGCACGGTGGAAGGAGCAACAGCCACCAACAATAGCATTG GAGTAAAtgcttctgaagaaagtgttaaagGAACCAACACTGATAATGACATCATCAAGACTCTTCTGATCCATGAATCCAAGTCATTGTCTAGCACAGACCAGGCTTCTCTTGTCAAAAGCAAGCTACCTGAATCAGGCAGTGATACTAGCGAGTCTGAAGAAGATGCCAAGTGCTCCGGAAAAGCAGGAATGAAAGTAGCAGGCAGCAACTTTAAACAAGAGGAGGAACAGGAAACACAAGGTCCTATTTTAATAGTAGCTGGTCAGCCTCATTCATATGATGAAGTTAGTGAAAATCCAGAGCTTGTGTCTCTCATGACaaatgaagagagagaagctTATATAAAAGTGGGGCAAGAAATATTCCAGTCTGTCTTTGAATAA